Proteins encoded by one window of Streptomyces uncialis:
- a CDS encoding ABC transporter ATP-binding protein, with protein sequence MTTIEIDHASRWFGNVVAVNDITMTIGPGVTGLLGPNGAGKSTLINMMGGFLAPSNGTVTLDGRTIWRNEKIYEHIGIVPEREAMYDFLTGREFVVANAELHGLGDQEAQEALATVAMEYAQDRKISTYSKGMRQRVKMASALVHQPTVLLLDEPFNGMDPRQRMHLMELLRRMGDEGRTVLFSSHILEEVEQLASHIEVIVAGRHAASGDFRRIRRLMTDRPHLYTIRSSDDRALAAALIADPSTAGIEVDISEGVLRIQAIDFGRFTALLPRVARAQGIRLLSVSPSDESLESVFSYLVAA encoded by the coding sequence GTGACCACGATCGAGATCGACCACGCGTCCCGCTGGTTCGGCAACGTGGTCGCCGTCAACGACATCACCATGACCATCGGCCCCGGCGTCACCGGCCTGCTCGGCCCCAACGGCGCCGGCAAGTCCACCCTCATCAACATGATGGGCGGCTTCCTCGCCCCCTCCAACGGCACGGTCACCCTCGACGGCAGGACCATCTGGCGCAACGAGAAGATCTACGAGCACATCGGCATCGTCCCCGAACGCGAGGCGATGTACGACTTCCTCACCGGCCGCGAGTTCGTCGTGGCCAACGCCGAACTGCACGGCCTCGGTGACCAGGAGGCCCAGGAGGCCCTCGCCACCGTCGCCATGGAGTACGCCCAGGACCGCAAGATCTCCACGTACAGCAAGGGCATGCGCCAGCGGGTCAAGATGGCGTCCGCCCTGGTCCACCAGCCGACCGTGCTGCTCCTCGACGAGCCGTTCAACGGCATGGACCCCCGTCAGCGCATGCACCTCATGGAACTGCTGCGCCGTATGGGCGACGAGGGCCGTACCGTCCTGTTCTCCTCGCACATCCTCGAAGAGGTCGAGCAACTCGCTTCGCACATCGAGGTGATCGTCGCCGGGCGGCACGCGGCGAGCGGCGACTTCCGGCGCATCCGCCGGCTGATGACCGACCGCCCGCACCTCTACACCATCCGCTCCAGCGACGACCGCGCGCTCGCCGCCGCGCTCATCGCGGACCCGTCCACCGCGGGCATCGAGGTGGACATCAGCGAGGGTGTCCTGCGGATCCAGGCGATCGACTTCGGGCGGTTCACCGCGCTGCTGCCCCGGGTCGCCCGTGCCCAGGGCATCCGGCTCCTCTCGGTCTCGCCGTCCGACGAGTCCCTTGAGTCCGTGTTCTCGTATCTGGTCGCGGCGTAG
- a CDS encoding ABC transporter permease: MYDPTVARLTYRALLGRRRALILFALPALLIAIAVAVRILSGADDQIASDVLGGFALATMVPIIGVIAGTGAIAPEIDDGSVVYLLAKPIKRPTIIFTKLIVAVSVTMAFSALPTFAAGYILNGNGQQVAVAYTIAALVGSIAYAALFLLLGTITRHAVVFGLVYALVWEAVFGTLVAGARTLSVQQWSLAVAHEVAGNDLVTSDVSLTSATVLLVAVTVLATWYAGQKLRTLKLAGEE, from the coding sequence ATGTACGACCCCACTGTCGCCCGGCTCACCTATCGAGCCCTGCTCGGCCGCCGCCGTGCCCTGATCCTCTTCGCCCTGCCCGCCCTGCTCATCGCCATCGCCGTCGCGGTCCGGATCCTCTCGGGCGCCGACGACCAGATCGCCTCGGACGTCCTCGGCGGCTTCGCCCTGGCCACGATGGTCCCGATCATCGGTGTCATCGCCGGTACAGGGGCGATCGCCCCCGAGATCGACGACGGCTCCGTGGTCTATCTGCTCGCCAAGCCGATCAAGCGGCCCACGATCATCTTCACCAAGCTGATCGTCGCCGTCTCGGTCACCATGGCGTTCTCCGCGCTGCCGACCTTCGCGGCGGGCTACATCCTCAACGGCAACGGCCAGCAGGTCGCCGTCGCCTACACGATCGCCGCGCTCGTCGGCTCCATCGCCTACGCCGCGCTGTTCCTGCTGCTCGGCACGATCACCCGGCACGCCGTGGTGTTCGGCCTCGTCTACGCCCTGGTCTGGGAAGCCGTGTTCGGCACCCTGGTCGCGGGGGCGCGCACGCTGAGCGTGCAGCAGTGGTCGCTGGCCGTGGCGCACGAGGTCGCCGGGAACGATCTCGTCACCTCGGACGTGAGCCTCACCTCCGCGACGGTCCTGCTCGTCGCGGTCACCGTGCTGGCCACCTGGTACGCGGGACAGAAGCTGCGCACCCTGAAGCTGGCCGGGGAGGAGTGA
- a CDS encoding SGM_3592 family protein codes for MAGEPKPPEDAAGSGDERPVDGIEFDEDFVRGAEVKEPSARARMLAEKWRSQAPEPQPWRSDEPPAGWFWSKARRRKRRKR; via the coding sequence ATGGCAGGGGAACCGAAGCCACCGGAGGACGCCGCGGGGAGCGGCGACGAGCGGCCGGTCGACGGCATCGAGTTCGACGAGGACTTCGTGCGGGGCGCGGAGGTCAAGGAACCGTCCGCGCGGGCCCGGATGCTGGCCGAGAAGTGGCGGTCGCAGGCGCCCGAGCCGCAGCCGTGGCGGTCGGACGAGCCGCCCGCGGGATGGTTCTGGAGCAAGGCGCGACGGCGCAAGCGGCGGAAGCGGTGA